A stretch of the Lichenicola cladoniae genome encodes the following:
- a CDS encoding aminotransferase-like domain-containing protein translates to MEQTSGDRPTTRIDGIVERFRRMIEAGLLKPGERIASVRQAAVDHAVSKNTVAEAYDRLVGLGHLEARPGSGYFVAAGARLAQSRPSPHVAEALDLVSLLREQLDHHYDVRPGDGRPPASWMAGSKLGLQFRRAHSHAGIEFGYGSSWGYLPLRERICLSLAERSVVCAPEQVLLTQGANHALDLIIRHLLEPGDVVFVDDPGYYPLFGKLRLAKVRMVGIRRRPDGPDLADLADNLAKVRPKLFFTQSLAHNPTGGTLSLPVAYGVLQAAERHGFAIVEDDAFADIVSPARPRLAALDGLKRVLYVGTFAKTLSASLRVGFVASSPALAQGLADLKLLTVVATSDHVEHFVFDLIADGHYQRHLRRLRARVQEVTTKAIVDLERVGLKLAHPRDGGFYLWAELPLALDELLLCRHAAADGIFLAPGGVFSPERALRRPAAIRINVAHASQPRFLSFLRHMLASAD, encoded by the coding sequence ATGGAGCAGACAAGCGGAGATCGGCCGACTACGCGCATCGACGGGATCGTCGAGCGCTTCCGCCGGATGATCGAGGCGGGCCTGCTCAAGCCCGGCGAGCGTATCGCCTCCGTCCGCCAGGCCGCGGTCGACCATGCCGTGTCCAAGAACACAGTGGCCGAGGCCTATGACCGCCTGGTCGGCCTCGGCCATCTGGAGGCGCGGCCCGGCTCCGGCTATTTCGTCGCCGCCGGCGCCAGGCTCGCCCAATCCAGACCCTCGCCGCACGTCGCCGAGGCGCTCGATCTCGTCTCGCTCCTGCGCGAGCAACTCGACCATCACTACGATGTCCGACCCGGCGACGGCCGTCCGCCCGCCTCCTGGATGGCCGGCTCCAAACTAGGCTTGCAGTTCCGCCGCGCTCACTCGCATGCCGGCATCGAGTTCGGCTATGGCAGCTCCTGGGGCTACTTGCCGTTGCGCGAGCGCATCTGCCTGTCGCTCGCCGAACGCTCGGTCGTCTGCGCGCCCGAGCAGGTACTGCTCACCCAGGGCGCGAACCATGCACTCGACCTCATCATCCGCCACCTGCTCGAGCCCGGCGACGTAGTGTTCGTCGACGATCCCGGCTACTATCCGCTGTTTGGCAAACTGCGCCTCGCCAAGGTTCGCATGGTCGGCATCCGCCGACGCCCCGACGGACCGGACCTTGCCGACCTCGCAGACAACCTTGCGAAGGTCCGCCCCAAGCTCTTTTTTACCCAATCGCTTGCCCACAATCCGACCGGCGGCACCCTGTCGCTGCCGGTCGCCTACGGCGTGCTGCAGGCCGCCGAGCGGCACGGCTTCGCCATCGTCGAGGACGACGCCTTCGCCGACATTGTCTCGCCCGCCCGCCCCCGCCTCGCCGCCCTAGACGGCCTGAAGCGCGTACTCTACGTCGGCACCTTCGCGAAAACCTTGTCCGCGTCGCTGCGTGTTGGCTTCGTTGCCTCGAGCCCGGCTCTTGCCCAGGGCCTCGCCGACCTCAAGCTGCTCACCGTCGTCGCCACCTCGGACCATGTGGAACACTTCGTCTTCGACCTGATTGCCGACGGCCACTATCAGCGCCACCTCAGGCGCCTACGCGCCCGCGTGCAGGAGGTGACGACCAAGGCGATTGTGGACCTGGAGCGCGTGGGCTTGAAGCTCGCTCACCCGCGTGACGGCGGCTTCTATCTCTGGGCTGAGCTACCACTCGCCCTGGATGAGCTGCTCCTTTGCCGCCATGCGGCAGCGGACGGCATTTTTCTCGCCCCGGGCGGCGTCTTTAGTCCCGAACGCGCCC
- a CDS encoding hydroxymethylglutaryl-CoA reductase, degradative: protein MAQDASSRISGFHKMSPDERRDTVQRVAGLDAAAVGQLGKPGNLEGHVADHMIENMVATFAIPVGIATNMRVDGRDVLVPMATEESSVVAAVCNSARQCYEAGGFTTSVSGGEMIAQVQLVDVSDPQAARIRILERKAEVAALCDACDPMLVRLGGGFRDLEVRIVAAESGAMVVTHLIVDTRDAMGANTVNTMAERLAPFIEEWGGGKVSLRILSNLADRRLARARATWPLAAIGGAGVRDSMIAAYRFAAADPYRAATHNKGVMNGVSAVVLATGNDTRAVEAGAHAYAARDGRYTSLTTWEAAADGSLVGAIELPMAVGLVGGATKIHPTAQACLAILGVDTAAGLARVIAAVGLAQNFGAMKALVTVGIQQGHMGLHANNVAIAVGAVGDEVGALAAILVERRQVRQDVAAAELDRLRTRG, encoded by the coding sequence ATGGCTCAGGATGCCAGCTCCCGCATCAGCGGGTTCCACAAAATGTCGCCGGACGAGCGGCGCGACACCGTCCAACGCGTCGCTGGACTCGATGCGGCGGCGGTCGGGCAGCTCGGCAAGCCGGGAAACCTGGAAGGCCATGTCGCCGACCACATGATCGAAAACATGGTGGCGACGTTCGCGATCCCCGTCGGCATCGCGACCAACATGCGCGTCGATGGACGCGATGTGCTGGTGCCGATGGCGACCGAGGAATCCTCCGTCGTCGCCGCGGTCTGTAACTCGGCGCGGCAGTGCTACGAAGCGGGCGGGTTCACGACCTCGGTTTCGGGCGGCGAGATGATCGCGCAGGTACAGCTCGTCGATGTCTCTGATCCGCAGGCAGCGCGTATCCGCATTCTCGAGCGCAAGGCGGAGGTGGCGGCGCTGTGCGATGCATGCGACCCGATGCTGGTGCGGCTTGGCGGCGGCTTTCGCGACCTCGAGGTGCGGATCGTGGCCGCCGAGAGCGGGGCGATGGTGGTGACCCACCTGATCGTCGACACCCGCGACGCGATGGGGGCGAACACCGTGAACACCATGGCCGAGCGGCTGGCGCCGTTCATCGAGGAGTGGGGGGGCGGCAAGGTCTCCCTGCGCATCCTGTCCAACCTCGCCGACCGCCGGCTGGCCCGCGCCCGGGCTACTTGGCCGCTGGCGGCGATCGGCGGGGCTGGGGTGCGGGACAGCATGATCGCGGCCTACCGGTTCGCTGCCGCCGACCCGTATCGGGCGGCGACGCACAACAAGGGGGTGATGAACGGCGTCTCCGCCGTGGTGCTCGCGACCGGTAACGACACCCGCGCGGTTGAGGCCGGCGCCCATGCCTATGCGGCGCGCGACGGCCGCTACACCAGCCTCACAACCTGGGAGGCGGCCGCCGACGGGTCGCTCGTCGGCGCGATCGAGCTGCCCATGGCGGTGGGCTTGGTCGGCGGGGCGACCAAGATCCATCCGACGGCGCAGGCGTGCCTGGCGATCCTCGGCGTCGACACGGCGGCGGGGCTGGCACGGGTCATCGCCGCGGTAGGGCTGGCGCAGAACTTCGGCGCGATGAAGGCGCTGGTGACGGTCGGCATCCAGCAGGGCCACATGGGGCTGCACGCCAACAACGTGGCGATCGCGGTCGGTGCGGTCGGCGACGAGGTCGGGGCGCTGGCGGCAATCCTGGTCGAGCGGCGACAGGTGCGCCAGGACGTGGCGGCGGCGGAGCTGGACAGGTTGCGCACCCGTGGCTGA
- a CDS encoding tripartite tricarboxylate transporter permease → MTVGLLQQVLVAIGMGLLGAVLFSAIGLVSGTDETTTIAPVTLLVVLLGVPPAGVFTFWLASAVAKHMTHAIPTALLGIPGDTMAVPLMQQATALRNLGVPHVALRKMISGGIIAAFIAVPLAVLFAVLLAPFGSLITRAAPSLFLFAAVAVAWLSAGRWASVVALVPFVLVIVALQTFTVSHGIKLSVSYFLGIAIGPLITDLVLVLAPAERARMRRDRPRSFALAPDVKAWGGYFPNPFRVLDKVQVGWTMLTAAVCSATFVFSPVAMTVIMGEIVGSRIKHPYHRLTTVVAVRNGVTEATYIAEALIPLIAFGLPLSPVAAGPAAPLFNAPPRFTVNAGSGQANNLHTLLSAWDFLGYGLLAVALASLVAYPFVMNYARSSAAFVARRLSHEAIIATFVGLVLVIGVWEGGILALLVILAVGLIGGLLYRTLGLNTGVQFMGYYVAVLSVPALVKLLSGH, encoded by the coding sequence ATGACCGTCGGATTGTTGCAACAGGTCCTGGTCGCGATCGGGATGGGGCTGCTCGGCGCGGTGCTATTTAGCGCGATCGGCTTGGTTTCTGGCACCGACGAGACGACCACCATCGCGCCGGTGACGCTGCTCGTGGTGCTGCTCGGGGTACCGCCGGCGGGAGTGTTCACTTTCTGGCTTGCGAGCGCGGTTGCCAAGCACATGACCCACGCGATCCCGACAGCGCTGCTCGGCATTCCGGGCGACACCATGGCGGTGCCGCTGATGCAGCAGGCGACGGCGCTGCGCAATCTCGGCGTGCCGCACGTCGCGCTTCGCAAGATGATCTCCGGCGGCATCATCGCCGCGTTCATCGCGGTGCCGCTGGCGGTGCTGTTCGCGGTGTTACTGGCGCCGTTCGGGTCGCTAATCACGCGGGCGGCGCCATCGTTGTTCCTGTTTGCGGCGGTTGCGGTCGCCTGGCTCTCGGCCGGGCGATGGGCATCGGTCGTGGCCTTGGTGCCGTTCGTGCTGGTGATCGTGGCGTTGCAGACGTTTACCGTCAGCCACGGCATCAAGCTTAGCGTCAGCTACTTCCTCGGCATTGCAATCGGGCCGCTGATCACGGACTTGGTGCTGGTGCTCGCACCGGCGGAGCGGGCGCGTATGCGGCGCGACCGACCGCGCAGCTTCGCGCTCGCGCCAGATGTGAAGGCGTGGGGCGGTTATTTTCCTAACCCGTTCCGGGTGCTTGACAAAGTACAGGTCGGCTGGACGATGCTGACCGCGGCGGTTTGCTCGGCCACCTTTGTGTTCAGTCCAGTCGCGATGACCGTCATCATGGGCGAAATCGTTGGTTCCAGGATCAAGCATCCCTACCATCGGTTGACCACTGTGGTGGCGGTTCGAAATGGAGTGACCGAGGCGACCTATATCGCGGAGGCGCTGATCCCGCTTATAGCATTTGGACTGCCACTAAGTCCGGTTGCGGCAGGGCCGGCGGCGCCGCTGTTCAATGCGCCGCCGCGCTTCACGGTCAACGCCGGCTCGGGGCAGGCGAATAACTTGCACACCCTACTCTCTGCCTGGGACTTCCTGGGCTACGGATTGCTCGCCGTCGCGCTGGCCTCGCTTGTCGCCTACCCGTTTGTGATGAACTACGCCCGCAGTTCCGCCGCCTTTGTCGCTCGGCGGCTGAGCCACGAAGCGATCATCGCCACCTTCGTCGGCTTGGTGCTGGTGATTGGCGTGTGGGAGGGCGGGATTCTGGCGCTCTTGGTCATCCTCGCGGTCGGGCTGATCGGTGGGCTGCTGTATCGCACCCTCGGGCTCAACACCGGCGTGCAGTTCATGGGCTACTATGTCGCGGTCCTGAGCGTGCCGGCGCTGGTGAAGCTGCTCTCAGGGCATTAA
- a CDS encoding hydroxymethylglutaryl-CoA lyase produces MSYQFAERVRIVEVGPRDGLQNEAHTVSVKDRVALIERLAMAGLSSIEAGSFVSPRWVPQMAGTAEVFARLQRRSGTSYTVLVPNRQGFEAAVAAGVREVAVFTSASESFAQRNTNCSITKSLARFEPVCDAASAAGMRVRGYVSCVLGCPYEGAVAVAAVVEVATRLAALGCYEVSLGDTIGIGTPGKAQAMLTAVAGSMPMEQLAVHFHDTCGQALANVLACLEAGVSVVDSAVSGLGGCPYAVGASGNLATEDLVYMLNGLGIESGVDIDGVVEAGTFISGVLGRLPGSKLALARRVDARIGLVR; encoded by the coding sequence ATGTCCTACCAATTCGCCGAGCGGGTGCGCATCGTCGAGGTCGGACCGCGAGACGGCTTACAGAACGAGGCGCATACGGTCTCGGTCAAAGATCGGGTAGCGCTGATCGAGCGGCTGGCGATGGCGGGGCTATCCTCGATTGAGGCCGGCAGCTTCGTCTCGCCGCGGTGGGTGCCGCAAATGGCAGGAACTGCAGAGGTGTTCGCCCGGCTGCAACGCCGGTCGGGCACCAGCTACACCGTGCTGGTGCCGAACCGACAGGGTTTTGAGGCGGCGGTCGCGGCGGGCGTGCGAGAGGTCGCGGTGTTCACCTCCGCGTCGGAGAGCTTCGCGCAGCGCAACACCAATTGCTCGATTACCAAGAGCCTGGCGCGGTTCGAGCCGGTCTGCGACGCAGCGTCTGCGGCTGGGATGCGCGTGCGCGGCTATGTCTCCTGCGTGCTGGGCTGTCCTTACGAGGGTGCGGTCGCAGTCGCGGCGGTGGTGGAGGTCGCGACGCGGTTGGCGGCGCTTGGCTGCTATGAGGTCTCGCTCGGCGATACAATCGGCATCGGCACGCCTGGTAAGGCGCAAGCGATGCTCACGGCCGTCGCGGGCAGCATGCCAATGGAGCAGCTAGCCGTGCATTTCCATGACACCTGTGGTCAGGCGCTCGCCAACGTTTTGGCTTGCCTGGAAGCGGGAGTGTCGGTGGTGGACAGCGCGGTGTCCGGCTTAGGCGGATGCCCGTATGCGGTTGGCGCAAGTGGTAATCTGGCGACCGAGGACCTTGTCTACATGCTGAACGGGCTTGGCATCGAGAGCGGGGTCGACATCGACGGCGTAGTTGAGGCGGGAACTTTTATTTCAGGTGTTCTGGGACGACTACCAGGATCGAAGCTAGCCTTGGCGCGTAGGGTTGATGCACGGATCGGATTGGTGCGTTGA
- a CDS encoding FAD/NAD(P)-binding protein translates to MSSRQESVPVRHVVIVGAGFSGTLAALKLLTSDPTLHIHLVDSSEHVGRGLAYGACAPQHLLNVPVNRLEVGLTPGFGQWLSGRCDVLEENFGSLADAFLPRALFGDYMEERLQEALAAAPARLTVIRSEVVSLLELPRRGVLLRDGREIPVDVIVLATGNLPPRAPLPPQSPVRDDRAYVPDPWAPRALDGIDPDRLVVLVGTGLTMVDTVMRLRGEGHRGQIHAVSRRGLTPLDHRSGGAWPPFVDLSVARSPLAIMRQIRSAATMAAAQDVPWQRVIDAVRPMTSRIWTEWSKNERRRFLRHLRPYWDAHRHRLAPRVARRLHEALSSGSLTIWSGGIVDCRPRDGGLDVDVRPHGSSTPSTLEASRMINCTGPRTDYASIGMPLFADLRRRGLVQPDELALGIETDGCAACGRDGHPSSWLFAVGPLTRPAWWEITAVPEIAAQIDHFVSALTSTALDADRASLAATFIDLGAGI, encoded by the coding sequence TTGAGCTCGCGGCAAGAGTCAGTCCCCGTCAGGCACGTCGTCATCGTTGGCGCCGGCTTCAGCGGGACCCTTGCAGCACTCAAGCTTCTGACCAGCGACCCCACCTTGCACATCCACCTCGTAGACAGTTCTGAGCACGTTGGTCGCGGCCTCGCCTATGGCGCCTGCGCGCCGCAGCATCTTCTGAACGTGCCGGTGAACCGTCTCGAGGTCGGGTTGACGCCTGGTTTCGGCCAGTGGCTTTCCGGCCGTTGCGACGTTCTTGAAGAAAACTTCGGAAGCCTTGCAGACGCCTTCCTGCCGCGCGCGTTGTTCGGCGACTACATGGAGGAGCGCCTGCAAGAGGCGCTGGCCGCGGCACCCGCCCGGCTGACTGTGATTCGCAGCGAGGTGGTGTCGCTTCTCGAGCTTCCCAGACGGGGCGTCCTGCTGCGGGACGGACGTGAGATCCCGGTCGACGTGATCGTGCTGGCGACTGGCAACCTGCCACCTCGGGCGCCGCTGCCACCACAATCGCCCGTCAGGGACGACCGTGCTTACGTGCCCGATCCCTGGGCCCCGCGAGCACTGGACGGCATCGACCCGGACCGTCTCGTCGTGTTGGTAGGCACCGGGCTCACCATGGTCGACACCGTCATGAGACTGAGGGGCGAGGGGCATCGCGGACAAATTCATGCGGTATCCCGGCGAGGGCTGACGCCCCTTGACCATCGTTCCGGCGGAGCCTGGCCGCCTTTCGTCGACCTTTCGGTGGCTCGCAGCCCGCTTGCTATCATGAGGCAGATCCGGTCGGCTGCGACGATGGCTGCAGCGCAGGACGTTCCCTGGCAGCGCGTGATCGACGCGGTCCGGCCGATGACGAGCAGGATCTGGACCGAGTGGAGCAAGAACGAGCGGCGGCGGTTCCTTCGGCACCTCCGCCCGTATTGGGACGCCCATCGGCACAGGCTGGCGCCGCGCGTTGCCCGCCGGCTGCATGAGGCGCTCTCGAGCGGCAGCCTGACGATCTGGTCCGGCGGCATCGTCGACTGTCGTCCGCGGGACGGCGGCTTGGACGTTGACGTGAGGCCGCACGGGAGCTCGACCCCCAGCACGCTTGAAGCCAGCCGGATGATCAACTGCACCGGGCCTCGGACCGATTATGCCTCAATCGGCATGCCATTGTTCGCCGATTTGCGCCGGCGCGGCTTAGTGCAGCCGGACGAACTGGCACTTGGCATTGAAACCGACGGGTGCGCCGCATGTGGGCGCGATGGTCATCCGTCGTCCTGGCTCTTCGCCGTCGGCCCACTGACCCGCCCCGCCTGGTGGGAGATCACTGCGGTTCCGGAGATCGCGGCCCAGATCGACCATTTCGTTTCGGCGCTTACCAGCACGGCGTTAGACGCCGACCGCGCGTCGTTGGCCGCAACCTTCATCGACCTCGGCGCCGGCATCTAG
- a CDS encoding Lrp/AsnC family transcriptional regulator encodes MVDFDQFDARILNRLQFNATDTVAELANLTGLSSNACWRRVKNLEAAGVIRQRVALLDAAKLNLGTTVFVSIRTNQHNEVWLKSFSETVIAIPEVVEFYRMSGKVDYLLKIVVSDIPHYDRVYRKLIRLMSLYDVNSNFAMEQLKCTTVLPLSQIESRS; translated from the coding sequence ATGGTGGATTTCGATCAATTCGACGCGCGGATCCTGAACCGCCTCCAGTTCAACGCGACCGACACCGTCGCTGAGTTAGCCAATCTGACCGGTTTATCCAGCAACGCCTGCTGGCGAAGGGTGAAAAATCTGGAAGCAGCCGGGGTGATCCGGCAGCGCGTCGCCCTGCTTGACGCTGCCAAGCTGAATCTAGGAACAACCGTCTTCGTCAGTATTCGGACAAACCAGCACAACGAGGTTTGGCTGAAAAGTTTTTCGGAAACGGTAATCGCTATCCCGGAAGTCGTGGAATTTTACCGGATGAGCGGCAAGGTCGACTACCTGCTCAAAATCGTGGTTTCTGACATCCCCCACTACGACCGTGTCTACAGGAAGCTAATCCGGCTGATGAGTCTGTACGACGTGAACTCCAACTTCGCCATGGAGCAACTGAAATGCACGACTGTCCTCCCCCTGAGCCAGATCGAGTCGCGCTCTTGA
- a CDS encoding DUF6356 family protein has product MMLRKIFLDHPRTVDESYMEHLQVASSFGFTMIVAGFACLLHGIIPIFFTRTGSSAVRRLHERMVTSRVARSTII; this is encoded by the coding sequence ATGATGCTCAGAAAGATCTTCCTGGATCATCCAAGAACGGTCGATGAAAGCTATATGGAGCACTTGCAGGTGGCTTCATCGTTTGGTTTTACCATGATCGTGGCTGGCTTCGCCTGCCTGTTGCACGGGATCATCCCCATATTCTTTACCAGAACTGGGAGCAGTGCCGTGCGGAGGCTGCACGAGCGCATGGTAACGTCTCGCGTCGCTCGGTCGACAATCATTTGA
- a CDS encoding IS6 family transposase, giving the protein MAIEFKGSHFERDVILWGVRWYVVYPLSYRQIEEMMQERGVEVDHSTLHRWVLKYVPKLEKAFLTRKRPVGGSWRMDETYVRIKGVWKYLYRAVDKAGATVDFFLTARRDRKAALRFLRKGAGRHGVPQKVTIDKSGANTAAIESYNIEYDATIEIRRIKFLNNIVEQDHRAIKRMTRPMLGFKSFWSARITLAGIEIMHMIRKGQLHSTGKLRPAQQFYSLAE; this is encoded by the coding sequence ATGGCAATTGAGTTCAAGGGCAGCCACTTCGAGCGTGATGTGATCCTGTGGGGCGTGCGCTGGTATGTGGTGTATCCGCTGAGCTACCGCCAAATCGAGGAGATGATGCAGGAGCGGGGCGTCGAGGTCGACCACTCGACGCTGCATCGCTGGGTGCTCAAGTATGTCCCGAAGTTGGAGAAGGCGTTCCTGACACGCAAGCGCCCGGTCGGTGGCAGCTGGCGGATGGACGAGACCTACGTGCGCATCAAGGGCGTGTGGAAGTATCTGTATCGCGCCGTTGATAAAGCCGGTGCCACGGTAGACTTCTTTCTGACAGCACGACGCGACCGCAAGGCGGCGCTGCGCTTCCTGCGCAAGGGTGCTGGCCGCCATGGTGTTCCCCAGAAGGTCACCATCGACAAGAGCGGTGCCAACACCGCAGCAATCGAGAGCTACAACATCGAATATGATGCTACCATCGAGATCCGCCGGATCAAGTTTCTCAACAACATCGTCGAGCAAGACCACCGGGCGATCAAACGAATGACCAGGCCGATGCTGGGTTTCAAGAGTTTCTGGTCAGCACGGATCACCCTGGCCGGCATCGAGATCATGCACATGATCCGTAAGGGACAACTGCACTCGACAGGAAAGCTGCGTCCAGCGCAGCAGTTCTACTCCCTTGCAGAATAA
- a CDS encoding IS6 family transposase, giving the protein MSIAFKGSHFERDIILWGVRWYVAYPLSYRQVEEMMGERGVEVDHTTLHRWVLRYVPLLEKAFVARKRPIGGSWRMDETYIRIKGVWKYLYRAVDKAGATVDFLLTAKRDRKAALRFLCKAITRHRAPRTITIDKSGANTAAVDSYNTEHDAGIKMRQVKYLNNLVEQDHRAIKRITRPMLGFKNFWSAATTIAGIEIMHMIRKGQLRSTAKLRPAQQFYSLAG; this is encoded by the coding sequence ATGTCGATTGCGTTCAAAGGCAGCCACTTCGAGCGCGACATCATCTTGTGGGGTGTTCGCTGGTACGTGGCGTATCCGTTGAGCTACCGCCAGGTTGAAGAGATGATGGGGGAGCGTGGCGTGGAGGTCGACCACACGACGCTGCATCGCTGGGTGCTCAGGTATGTGCCGTTGCTGGAGAAGGCCTTCGTGGCCCGCAAACGTCCGATCGGCGGCAGTTGGCGGATGGATGAGACCTACATACGGATCAAGGGCGTGTGGAAGTATCTGTATCGTGCAGTCGACAAGGCGGGTGCCACAGTGGACTTCCTGTTGACCGCCAAGCGCGATCGCAAGGCGGCGCTGCGTTTCCTGTGCAAGGCTATCACCCGACATAGGGCTCCCCGCACGATCACCATCGACAAGAGCGGCGCCAACACCGCGGCGGTTGACAGCTACAACACCGAGCATGACGCCGGGATCAAAATGCGCCAAGTCAAGTATCTCAACAACCTCGTCGAGCAGGACCACCGGGCGATCAAACGGATCACCCGGCCAATGCTCGGCTTCAAGAATTTCTGGTCAGCGGCGACCACCATTGCCGGCATCGAGATCATGCACATGATCCGCAAGGGTCAGTTACGTTCGACAGCAAAGCTGCGTCCAGCGCAGCAGTTCTACTCCCTCGCAGGGTAG
- a CDS encoding putative bifunctional diguanylate cyclase/phosphodiesterase: MMTDQTERLGLIGRWSLDIDTMALTWSDGVYRIFNVALVEPITFERVIACYSGLLQAQLKKAIVEAISSGQPFDLTLTFRLPSGTNRWQRWIGEIEPSGGGTRYLVGVLIDVTAEKQAEAHLLHLATHDPLTGLANRRLLTETLQNRVDSGKRSNSMIVVMLDIDYFKPINDLYGHTAGDTLLVEVARRLQVFVRPDDLVGRLGGDEFVLVLDGAADAKGRLDGILRIFDDEIRVLAADQVISLTISVSVGAVVSRGECISPDTMFRRADIALYEAKARGRGQACVFKRSLGVETERRVNLLEEVRLGLRRDEFDVYYQPIIDLRTSEVRGFEALVRWQHPTRGLLTPAAFSAALEDHALSAKIGAFVLDRSLGQLRQWTNQSIPVLCVNVNISRSQLQSGDELSRQVVALLKKYDLSPDRLKLEILESAFLGDRADAVADVLRQLRQFGVISALDDFGTGYASLTHLKTFDVGRIKIDRSFISGLEEQQSNRVITQAIIDLGANLGMRVVAEGVETLEQLKVLVAGNCDCGQGYLFSRPMPGGEVPGFLARWRHYGHRMLLNAGSGMPEVRLAKEYDRHRHLGFEKT, encoded by the coding sequence ATGATGACCGATCAAACGGAACGGCTTGGCTTGATCGGACGTTGGTCGCTGGATATCGACACGATGGCGCTAACTTGGTCGGATGGGGTTTACCGTATCTTCAACGTGGCATTGGTAGAGCCGATAACCTTTGAGCGGGTAATCGCGTGCTATTCCGGACTTCTTCAGGCCCAACTCAAAAAGGCAATTGTCGAAGCGATCTCGTCCGGCCAACCATTTGATCTTACCTTGACTTTCAGACTGCCCAGTGGAACGAATCGATGGCAGCGATGGATTGGCGAGATTGAGCCAAGTGGCGGCGGAACGCGGTATCTCGTCGGCGTGTTGATTGACGTTACCGCGGAAAAGCAGGCCGAGGCCCACCTTCTGCATCTTGCAACGCACGACCCGTTGACTGGCCTCGCCAATCGCCGTCTCCTGACCGAAACGTTACAGAATCGGGTAGATTCCGGCAAACGTTCTAATAGTATGATCGTGGTCATGCTAGACATCGACTACTTCAAGCCCATCAACGACCTGTATGGCCATACCGCTGGCGATACGCTGTTGGTAGAAGTAGCCCGTCGGCTCCAGGTCTTCGTCCGCCCAGACGACTTGGTCGGCCGTCTCGGCGGCGATGAGTTTGTCCTTGTTCTCGATGGCGCGGCGGACGCAAAGGGTCGCCTCGACGGGATACTCCGAATTTTTGATGACGAGATCCGGGTTTTGGCAGCGGATCAAGTTATCAGCCTGACAATCAGCGTTAGCGTTGGAGCAGTCGTTTCTCGCGGAGAGTGCATAAGCCCAGATACGATGTTCCGCCGTGCCGATATTGCCCTCTACGAGGCGAAGGCTCGAGGACGAGGTCAGGCCTGCGTATTTAAACGAAGCTTGGGGGTGGAAACGGAGCGGCGCGTCAATTTGCTCGAGGAAGTCCGTCTTGGGCTCCGTCGCGATGAATTCGACGTATACTATCAACCGATCATTGATCTTCGCACGTCTGAGGTCCGGGGTTTTGAAGCCCTGGTGCGATGGCAACATCCGACCCGCGGCCTACTGACGCCCGCAGCGTTCTCTGCAGCGCTAGAGGACCATGCCCTTTCGGCCAAGATCGGCGCCTTCGTCCTCGATCGCAGCCTTGGACAATTGCGCCAATGGACCAACCAGTCCATTCCGGTATTGTGCGTCAACGTGAACATTTCTCGCAGTCAGCTTCAGAGCGGCGACGAACTATCCCGCCAAGTCGTCGCCTTGCTCAAGAAGTATGACTTAAGTCCGGACAGGCTCAAGTTAGAGATTTTAGAAAGCGCGTTCCTTGGTGACCGTGCCGACGCCGTAGCCGATGTGCTGAGGCAACTGCGGCAATTCGGAGTTATTTCGGCACTAGACGATTTTGGTACCGGCTACGCGTCGCTTACCCACCTAAAGACGTTTGACGTCGGACGGATCAAGATCGACAGATCATTTATTTCCGGCCTTGAAGAACAGCAAAGTAATCGCGTGATCACCCAAGCTATTATCGACCTTGGTGCGAACCTCGGTATGCGGGTCGTCGCCGAAGGTGTTGAGACACTTGAGCAATTAAAGGTCCTCGTTGCGGGAAACTGCGATTGCGGTCAGGGCTACCTGTTCAGTCGGCCAATGCCGGGGGGCGAAGTTCCTGGTTTTCTTGCAAGATGGCGGCACTATGGGCATCGGATGCTGCTAAATGCCGGCAGCGGTATGCCAGAAGTTCGTTTAGCGAAAGAATACGATCGCCATCGGCACTTAGGTTTTGAGAAGACATAA